Proteins from one Pseudomonas grandcourensis genomic window:
- a CDS encoding methyl-accepting chemotaxis protein, with the protein MSAVLSLLQSRLLRPVFVTLGIALLVQVLVAVALTRSTVTALEADLGMRLGADSQKLSAELEQAGREVTSSLDSLSTSTRQRLTAGLSSRLKDEQAQLRSTLEKDLKDSANDMAQLLASVAPRAMWDNDVPTLSEFARRAQRNPNVLFVVYDDATGQHLTRYLNRENPINKALLEKGQGERALDKVLDAAKNDPSVFYIEAPINPNGVEIGKVLMGVSTASVETDLAALDKRFSTLIASSDQLVGDSLKGAAADSAAAMRSRLQSAQSTAAEMKANTTSTVQEAATTLRWRIGVCLAVVGFGVLLLLAVVLGRRVVNRLKMLIVAMDDLAAGEGDLTKRVQINSKDEIGDMASAVNRFVDKLQPIVREAGDVAQRTGVEIGAMTLRNAGADAAAGMQRDEVAESLRALSQMADEAQSESHAMQAALKQVVDIRQATDENTRTSAKVGSLIEELAGQVNTGAQVIERLAQQSEQIEVVLTVIHGIAEQTNLLALNAAIEAARAGETGRGFAVVADEVRALASKTQSSTGDIQAHIVALQQGAREAVAAIGQAGRQASEGLLVLRDSARLQQSVQTSVEQVHAAIGLATQAAAHQAQGAQAVRGRVQTIHAQAEKAAQAVVETTASGKVLDGLAAQLKASLGQFRA; encoded by the coding sequence TTGTCGGCCGTTCTCTCACTGTTACAAAGCCGGTTGTTGCGGCCCGTATTCGTTACCCTTGGTATCGCCCTTTTGGTGCAGGTGCTGGTAGCTGTTGCTCTGACCCGGAGCACGGTGACCGCGCTGGAGGCCGATCTCGGCATGCGCCTGGGTGCGGACAGCCAAAAGCTTTCCGCTGAGCTTGAGCAGGCCGGGCGCGAAGTCACGTCGAGCCTCGACAGCCTCTCTACCAGTACGCGTCAGCGCCTGACAGCCGGTTTGTCCTCGCGGCTGAAGGACGAGCAGGCGCAGCTGCGCTCAACGCTGGAAAAAGATCTGAAGGACTCCGCCAACGACATGGCGCAACTATTGGCCTCTGTCGCGCCCCGCGCCATGTGGGACAACGACGTTCCAACACTTTCCGAGTTCGCCCGCCGGGCCCAGCGCAATCCCAATGTGCTGTTCGTGGTGTATGACGACGCCACCGGCCAGCACCTGACGCGCTACCTCAACCGGGAAAACCCGATCAACAAGGCGCTGCTGGAAAAAGGCCAGGGCGAGCGGGCGCTGGACAAGGTGCTGGATGCGGCGAAGAACGATCCTTCGGTGTTCTACATCGAGGCCCCGATCAATCCTAACGGCGTAGAAATCGGCAAGGTCCTGATGGGGGTCTCGACCGCGTCGGTGGAGACTGATCTGGCGGCCCTCGACAAGCGCTTCTCGACCTTGATCGCCAGCAGCGATCAACTGGTGGGCGACAGCCTCAAGGGCGCGGCCGCCGATAGCGCAGCGGCCATGCGCTCGCGCCTGCAGTCGGCGCAGTCCACTGCGGCTGAAATGAAGGCCAATACCACCAGCACCGTGCAGGAAGCCGCTACGACATTGCGCTGGCGCATCGGCGTGTGTCTGGCGGTGGTGGGTTTCGGTGTCCTGCTGCTGTTGGCGGTGGTGCTTGGTCGTCGGGTGGTCAATCGCCTGAAAATGCTGATCGTTGCCATGGATGACCTGGCGGCGGGCGAGGGCGATCTGACCAAGCGTGTGCAGATCAACAGCAAGGATGAAATCGGCGATATGGCCTCTGCGGTCAATCGCTTTGTGGATAAGTTGCAACCGATCGTGCGCGAGGCGGGCGATGTAGCCCAGCGTACCGGTGTGGAAATCGGTGCCATGACCTTGCGCAACGCCGGTGCGGATGCGGCAGCTGGCATGCAGCGCGACGAGGTCGCGGAGAGTTTGCGTGCGCTGTCGCAAATGGCTGATGAAGCCCAGTCGGAAAGCCACGCCATGCAGGCGGCGCTGAAACAGGTGGTGGATATTCGCCAGGCCACCGATGAAAACACCCGGACCTCGGCGAAAGTCGGCAGCCTGATCGAGGAGCTGGCGGGGCAGGTCAACACTGGTGCCCAGGTGATCGAGCGCCTGGCACAACAAAGTGAGCAGATTGAGGTGGTGCTGACGGTGATTCACGGCATCGCCGAGCAGACCAACCTGCTGGCGCTGAACGCGGCGATTGAGGCGGCGCGTGCCGGCGAGACCGGGCGCGGGTTTGCGGTGGTGGCCGATGAGGTGCGGGCGCTGGCGAGCAAGACGCAGAGTTCCACCGGTGATATTCAGGCGCACATCGTGGCGTTGCAACAAGGTGCGCGTGAGGCGGTGGCGGCGATTGGTCAGGCTGGGCGGCAGGCCAGTGAGGGTTTGCTGGTTCTGCGTGATAGTGCGCGGTTGCAGCAATCGGTGCAGACATCGGTCGAGCAGGTCCATGCGGCGATTGGTCTGGCCACCCAGGCGGCGGCGCATCAGGCGCAGGGCGCACAGGCAGTGCGGGGGAGGGTTCAGACCATACATGCCCAGGCTGAGAAGGCGGCGCAAGCTGTCGTGGAGACCACGGCGAGCGGCAAGGTGCTCGATGGTCTGGCGGCGCAATTGAAGGCGAGCCTGGGGCAGTTCAGGGCTTAA
- a CDS encoding iron ABC transporter permease: MGAPLSAHHAYAPRHKRPSVWLILPVLLLVVLSLLPLLYVGLKAWQAGWAEALHLLWRPYVFGLLRNTLALMIGVTVVCGVIGLSLAWLLERSNLPGRRLWGVILCLPFAVPAFVSSFTWVSLSAHFEGLGGAILVMSLSKYPLIFLPVAATLRNLDPSLEESARTLGQNRWGVFFKVTLPLLWPSLLAGSLLIALHMLVEFGALSIIGLQTFTTAIYQQFELEFSNANAAMLSAVLLMLCLALLWLELRVRGKGRHVRTGQGAARRAEQVQLGPWAVAGQLYCLLLAIIGSGIPLGMLAYWLAVGSSAAFPMAAIGEALLSSLALSLGGAALCLVLAVPVGLLVVRHKGQLAIWAERLPYLLHALPGLVIALTLVYFALHYVPMLYQTSALLLIAYALLFLPLAQAPIRTALNKAAPQLEEAARTLGASSFSAFCRVTLPIIFPALGAAFALVFLDAMKELTATLLLSPTGLNTLATEVWAHTANVEFAAAAPYAALLILVSGLPVYLLTTRMYLSR, encoded by the coding sequence ATGGGTGCCCCATTGTCCGCGCATCACGCATACGCACCACGGCACAAGCGGCCGTCTGTCTGGCTGATACTGCCCGTATTGCTGTTGGTGGTGCTCAGCCTCCTGCCTCTGCTGTACGTGGGCCTGAAAGCCTGGCAGGCGGGCTGGGCAGAAGCACTGCATTTGCTATGGCGACCTTATGTGTTCGGCTTGCTGCGCAACACACTGGCATTGATGATTGGCGTCACCGTGGTTTGCGGGGTAATCGGCCTGTCGCTGGCCTGGTTGCTAGAGCGCAGTAATCTGCCGGGCCGACGATTGTGGGGCGTGATCCTCTGCCTGCCGTTCGCCGTTCCGGCCTTTGTCAGCAGCTTCACCTGGGTTTCCCTCAGCGCTCATTTCGAGGGACTTGGCGGGGCTATCCTGGTCATGAGTCTGTCCAAGTATCCGCTGATCTTTCTGCCCGTGGCGGCAACCTTGCGCAATCTTGACCCGTCCCTCGAAGAGTCCGCGCGTACGCTGGGACAGAATCGTTGGGGTGTATTTTTCAAGGTCACCCTGCCCCTGCTCTGGCCTTCGCTGCTGGCGGGTTCGTTGCTGATTGCACTGCACATGCTGGTGGAGTTCGGCGCCTTGTCGATCATCGGCCTGCAAACCTTCACCACGGCGATCTATCAGCAGTTCGAACTGGAGTTCAGCAATGCCAACGCGGCGATGCTCTCCGCCGTACTGTTGATGCTGTGCCTGGCGCTGCTGTGGCTGGAGTTGCGCGTGCGCGGCAAGGGTCGACACGTGCGCACCGGCCAGGGTGCGGCGCGACGCGCGGAACAGGTTCAACTGGGCCCCTGGGCCGTGGCGGGACAGCTGTATTGCCTGCTGCTGGCAATCATTGGCAGCGGGATTCCGCTGGGCATGCTGGCCTACTGGCTGGCGGTGGGATCCTCGGCAGCCTTTCCCATGGCGGCTATCGGCGAAGCCTTGCTGTCCTCCCTCGCCCTGTCGCTGGGTGGCGCGGCGCTGTGCCTGGTGCTGGCGGTGCCGGTCGGCCTGCTGGTCGTGCGCCATAAAGGCCAACTGGCGATCTGGGCCGAGCGCCTGCCGTATCTGCTGCACGCCCTGCCCGGGCTGGTCATTGCCCTGACCCTGGTGTATTTCGCCCTGCACTACGTGCCGATGCTTTACCAGACTTCGGCACTGCTGCTGATCGCCTACGCCCTGCTGTTTCTGCCGCTGGCCCAGGCGCCGATCCGCACCGCCCTGAACAAGGCGGCACCGCAACTTGAGGAGGCGGCACGCACACTGGGCGCCTCGTCATTCAGCGCTTTCTGCCGAGTGACACTGCCGATTATTTTCCCGGCACTGGGGGCGGCTTTTGCCCTGGTGTTCCTGGATGCGATGAAGGAGCTGACGGCGACTTTGCTGTTGAGCCCAACCGGGCTCAACACACTGGCAACGGAAGTCTGGGCGCATACCGCGAATGTGGAGTTTGCGGCGGCGGCGCCTTATGCAGCGTTGTTGATATTGGTGTCGGGGTTGCCGGTCTATTTGCTGACGACCCGGATGTATCTGAGCCGTTAA
- a CDS encoding extracellular solute-binding protein, producing MMFRNTLRRGLTITLLGLALATPLTQAADPVALTLYNGQHKEVGDAVAKAFEAKTGIHVNVRKGSSNQLASQIVEEGDRSPADVIYTEESPPLNKLGEQGLLAKADDATLAVLPKEYVAGNGTWIGVTARVRVVAFNPKLIDEKDLPTSVMEFSDPKWQGKVGFVPTSGAFQEQAVAIIKVHGMDAAEEWLTGLRAFGKTYSNNMVALKAVENGEVATVLVNNYYWFALQREKGQLDSKLHYFTGGDVGGLITVSSAAVLKSSKHPKEAQQLLAYMASEEGQRVITQTTAEYPLHKGMASDRGLKPFSELEAPKVTPADLGNAEEALDLERDVGLN from the coding sequence ATGATGTTTCGAAATACCCTGCGCCGCGGCTTGACCATTACCCTGCTCGGCCTGGCACTCGCCACCCCCCTCACCCAAGCCGCCGATCCGGTTGCCCTGACCCTCTACAACGGCCAGCACAAAGAAGTCGGCGACGCGGTCGCCAAGGCCTTCGAAGCCAAGACCGGGATCCACGTCAATGTGCGCAAAGGCAGCAGCAACCAGCTCGCCAGCCAGATCGTCGAAGAAGGCGATCGCTCCCCCGCCGACGTGATCTACACCGAAGAATCGCCACCACTGAACAAACTCGGCGAACAAGGCCTGCTGGCCAAGGCGGATGACGCCACCCTGGCCGTTCTGCCCAAGGAATACGTCGCAGGCAACGGCACCTGGATTGGCGTGACTGCCCGGGTGCGCGTCGTTGCGTTCAACCCCAAGCTGATCGATGAAAAAGACCTGCCGACCTCGGTGATGGAATTCTCCGATCCGAAATGGCAAGGCAAGGTCGGCTTCGTACCCACCAGCGGCGCCTTCCAGGAGCAAGCGGTAGCGATCATCAAGGTGCACGGCATGGACGCAGCCGAAGAGTGGCTGACCGGCCTGCGCGCATTCGGCAAGACCTACAGCAACAACATGGTCGCGCTCAAAGCCGTGGAAAATGGTGAAGTAGCCACTGTGCTGGTGAACAACTACTACTGGTTCGCCTTACAACGGGAAAAAGGCCAGCTCGACTCGAAACTGCATTACTTCACCGGCGGCGATGTCGGCGGACTCATCACGGTTTCCAGCGCTGCCGTCCTGAAATCCAGCAAACATCCAAAAGAAGCCCAACAATTGCTCGCCTACATGGCCAGCGAAGAAGGCCAGCGCGTGATCACCCAGACCACCGCCGAATACCCGCTGCACAAAGGCATGGCATCTGATCGCGGGCTCAAGCCATTCAGCGAACTGGAAGCACCAAAAGTCACCCCTGCCGACCTCGGCAACGCCGAAGAAGCGCTGGACCTGGAACGTGACGTTGGCCTGAATTGA
- the rnr gene encoding ribonuclease R codes for MADWQSLDPEAAREAEKYENPIPSRELILQHLADRGSPANREQLVEEFGLTTEDQIEALRRRLRAMERDAQLIYTRRGTYAPVDKLDLILGRISGHRDGFGFLVPDDGSDDLFMSPAQMRLVFDGDRALARVSGLDRRGRREGMIVEVVSRAHETIVGRYFEEGGIGFVVADNPKIQQEVLVTPGRNASAQIGQFVEVKITHWPTPRFQPQGDVVEVVGNYMAPGMEIDVALRTYDIPHVWPDAVLKEAGKLKPEVEEKDKEKRIDLRHLPFVTIDGEDARDFDDAVYCEARPGKLRLFSGGWKLYVAIADVSSYVKLGSALDAEAQVRGNSVYFPERVIPMLPEQLSNGLCSLNPQVDRLAMVCEMTISKSGEMTDYCFYEAVIHSHARLTYNKVSAMLETPKATEARKLRGEYTDVVPHLKQLYSLYKVLLAARHVRGAIDFETQETRIIFGTERKIAEIRPTVRNDAHKLIEECMLAANVATAEFLKKHEIPALYRVHDGPPPERLEKLRAFLGELGLSLHKGKDGPSPKDYQALLAGIKDRPDFHLIQTVMLRSLSQAVYSADNQGHFGLNYEAYTHFTSPIRRYPDLLTHRAIRSVIHSKQDTPHVRRAGAMTIPKARIYPYDEAALEQLGEQCSMSERRADEATRDVVNWLKCEFMKDRVGESFPGVITAVTGFGLFVELTDIYVEGLVHVTALPGDYYHFDPVHHRLAGERTGRSFRLGDTVEVRVMRVDLDERKIDFEMAEKTISAPIGRKKRGTEAAAPAAPSTKTVAEPAPAKTGRRPAKEKAVEAYRPSDAAAKNAEVRKSREMKQALLAGAKSGGKAASGGKTSRSTPDKAVGGKPAKPSKHRKGPPKAGSAPAKSGGARKPKAKP; via the coding sequence ATGGCCGATTGGCAGTCCCTCGATCCCGAGGCCGCTCGTGAAGCGGAAAAATATGAAAACCCTATTCCTAGCCGCGAACTGATCCTTCAGCATCTTGCTGATCGAGGTTCGCCTGCTAACCGCGAGCAACTGGTCGAAGAGTTTGGTCTGACCACAGAAGACCAGATCGAAGCCCTGCGCCGCCGCCTGCGCGCCATGGAGCGCGATGCTCAACTCATCTATACCCGTCGCGGCACTTATGCGCCGGTGGACAAGCTTGACCTGATCCTGGGCCGCATCAGCGGTCACCGCGATGGCTTCGGCTTCCTGGTGCCGGACGACGGCAGCGACGACCTGTTCATGAGCCCGGCGCAGATGCGCCTGGTGTTCGATGGTGACCGTGCGCTGGCCCGTGTATCCGGCCTGGACCGTCGTGGTCGCCGCGAAGGCATGATCGTCGAAGTGGTGTCCCGCGCTCACGAAACCATCGTCGGCCGCTACTTCGAAGAGGGCGGCATCGGTTTTGTGGTTGCCGACAATCCGAAGATCCAGCAGGAAGTGCTGGTGACGCCGGGGCGTAACGCCAGCGCGCAGATCGGTCAGTTCGTCGAAGTGAAGATCACTCACTGGCCGACGCCACGCTTCCAGCCGCAAGGCGACGTGGTTGAAGTCGTGGGCAACTACATGGCGCCGGGCATGGAAATCGATGTTGCCCTGCGTACCTACGACATTCCTCACGTCTGGCCTGACGCCGTGCTCAAGGAAGCCGGCAAGCTCAAGCCGGAAGTCGAAGAGAAAGACAAAGAGAAGCGCATCGACTTGCGTCATCTGCCGTTCGTCACCATCGACGGCGAAGATGCCCGCGACTTCGACGATGCGGTCTACTGCGAAGCCCGTCCGGGCAAGCTGCGCCTGTTCTCGGGCGGCTGGAAGCTGTACGTGGCGATTGCCGACGTATCCAGCTACGTGAAGCTCGGTTCGGCGCTGGATGCCGAAGCGCAGGTTCGTGGCAACTCGGTGTACTTCCCTGAGCGCGTGATCCCGATGCTGCCTGAGCAGCTGTCCAACGGTTTGTGCTCGCTGAATCCGCAAGTCGATCGCCTGGCCATGGTTTGCGAGATGACCATCTCCAAATCCGGTGAAATGACCGACTACTGCTTCTACGAAGCGGTGATCCACTCCCATGCCCGTCTGACCTACAACAAGGTCAGCGCGATGCTGGAAACGCCGAAAGCCACCGAGGCACGCAAGCTGCGCGGTGAATACACCGACGTTGTACCGCACCTCAAGCAGCTCTACTCGCTGTACAAGGTTTTGCTGGCTGCACGTCACGTGCGTGGCGCGATCGATTTCGAAACTCAGGAAACCCGGATCATTTTCGGTACCGAGCGCAAAATCGCCGAAATCCGCCCGACCGTGCGCAATGATGCGCACAAGCTGATCGAGGAATGCATGCTGGCGGCCAACGTGGCCACCGCCGAGTTCCTGAAGAAGCACGAAATCCCTGCGCTGTACCGTGTTCACGATGGTCCGCCACCGGAGCGCCTGGAAAAGCTGCGCGCGTTCCTCGGCGAGCTCGGCCTGTCCCTGCACAAAGGCAAGGACGGTCCGTCGCCGAAGGATTACCAGGCACTGCTGGCCGGTATCAAGGATCGTCCGGATTTCCACCTGATCCAGACCGTCATGCTGCGTTCGTTGAGTCAGGCGGTGTACAGCGCGGATAACCAGGGCCACTTCGGCCTGAATTACGAGGCGTACACCCACTTCACTTCGCCGATCCGCCGCTATCCGGACTTGCTCACGCACCGGGCGATTCGCAGCGTGATCCACTCGAAGCAGGACACCCCGCACGTTCGCCGTGCCGGTGCGATGACCATTCCGAAAGCGCGTATCTATCCGTACGACGAAGCGGCGCTGGAGCAACTCGGCGAGCAGTGCTCGATGAGCGAGCGCCGAGCCGACGAAGCGACCCGCGACGTAGTGAACTGGCTCAAGTGCGAGTTCATGAAGGATCGCGTGGGCGAATCGTTCCCGGGTGTGATCACCGCCGTGACCGGTTTTGGTCTGTTCGTCGAGCTGACCGACATCTACGTCGAAGGCCTGGTGCACGTCACCGCGCTGCCGGGCGATTACTACCACTTCGATCCTGTGCACCACCGCCTGGCCGGTGAGCGTACCGGTCGCAGCTTCCGCCTGGGTGACACCGTGGAAGTGCGGGTCATGCGCGTCGACCTCGACGAGCGCAAGATCGACTTCGAGATGGCCGAAAAAACCATCAGTGCGCCGATCGGTCGCAAAAAACGTGGCACGGAAGCGGCAGCGCCTGCGGCGCCTTCTACAAAAACAGTCGCAGAACCGGCCCCGGCGAAAACCGGTCGTCGTCCTGCCAAGGAAAAGGCTGTAGAAGCCTATCGCCCGAGCGATGCGGCGGCGAAAAACGCCGAAGTGCGCAAAAGTCGTGAAATGAAACAGGCGTTGCTGGCCGGTGCGAAAAGCGGCGGTAAAGCGGCGTCTGGGGGAAAGACCAGCCGGTCGACGCCTGACAAGGCCGTCGGCGGCAAGCCAGCCAAACCGAGCAAACATCGTAAAGGCCCGCCAAAAGCGGGCTCGGCTCCAGCCAAGAGTGGCGGGGCGCGTAAACCTAAGGCCAAGCCATGA
- the rlmB gene encoding 23S rRNA (guanosine(2251)-2'-O)-methyltransferase RlmB, whose protein sequence is MSQLEKIYGVHAVEALLRHHPKRVKQIWLAEGRNDPRVQTLIELANENRVQVGQAERREMDAWVEGVHQGVVADVSPSQVWGEAMLDELLDRTDGAPLLLVLDGVTDPHNLGACLRSADAAGALAVIVPKDKSATLTPVVRKIACGAAEVIPLVAVTNLARTLEKLQQRGLWVVGTAGEAEVSLYDQDLTGPTILIMGAEGKGMRRLTREHCDYLVNLPMAGSVSSLNVSVATGVCLFEAQRQRSVKAKAAAKKF, encoded by the coding sequence ATGAGTCAGTTGGAAAAAATCTACGGCGTACATGCTGTAGAAGCGTTGTTGCGTCACCACCCGAAACGCGTGAAGCAGATCTGGTTGGCCGAAGGTCGCAATGACCCTCGGGTCCAGACGCTGATCGAGCTGGCCAACGAAAACCGGGTTCAGGTCGGCCAGGCCGAGCGCCGCGAAATGGACGCCTGGGTTGAAGGCGTGCACCAGGGTGTGGTCGCGGACGTGAGTCCGAGCCAGGTCTGGGGCGAAGCGATGCTCGACGAGCTGCTCGATCGCACCGACGGCGCGCCGTTGTTGCTGGTGCTCGACGGCGTGACTGATCCGCACAACCTCGGTGCCTGCCTGCGTTCCGCCGATGCGGCGGGTGCGCTGGCAGTGATCGTGCCGAAGGACAAGTCGGCGACCCTGACTCCGGTTGTACGAAAAATCGCCTGCGGTGCGGCGGAAGTGATTCCGCTGGTGGCCGTGACCAACCTGGCGCGCACCCTGGAAAAGCTCCAGCAGCGCGGCTTGTGGGTTGTCGGTACGGCCGGTGAAGCTGAGGTCAGCCTGTATGACCAGGACCTGACCGGTCCGACCATCCTGATCATGGGCGCCGAAGGCAAGGGCATGCGTCGCCTGACCCGCGAGCATTGCGACTACCTGGTGAACCTGCCGATGGCCGGTAGCGTCAGCAGTCTCAACGTTTCCGTGGCGACCGGCGTTTGCCTGTTCGAAGCGCAGCGCCAGCGCAGTGTCAAAGCCAAGGCTGCTGCCAAGAAGTTCTGA
- the rpsF gene encoding 30S ribosomal protein S6 translates to MRHYEIIFLVHPDQSEQVGGMVERYTKLIEEDGGKIHRLEDWGRRQLAYAINNVHKAHYVMLNVECTGKALAELEDNFRYNDAVIRNLVIRRDEAVTGQSEMLKAEENRSERRERRDRPEHEGAESADSDDSDNSDNADE, encoded by the coding sequence ATGCGTCATTACGAAATCATCTTTTTGGTCCACCCGGATCAAAGCGAGCAAGTCGGCGGCATGGTTGAGCGTTACACCAAGCTGATCGAAGAAGACGGCGGCAAAATCCACCGTCTGGAAGATTGGGGCCGTCGTCAACTGGCCTACGCAATCAACAATGTTCACAAGGCTCACTACGTGATGCTGAACGTTGAGTGCACTGGCAAGGCCCTGGCCGAGCTGGAAGACAACTTCCGCTACAACGATGCAGTGATCCGTAACCTGGTCATCCGTCGCGACGAAGCCGTTACCGGCCAGTCCGAGATGCTCAAGGCTGAAGAAAACCGCAGTGAGCGCCGTGAGCGTCGCGACCGTCCTGAGCACGAAGGCGCTGAAAGCGCTGATAGTGATGACAGCGACAACAGCGATAACGCTGACGAGTAA
- the rpsR gene encoding 30S ribosomal protein S18: protein MARFFRRRKFCRFTAEDVKEIDYKDLNTLKAYVSETGKIVPSRITGTKARYQRQLATAIKRARFLALLAYTDSHGR, encoded by the coding sequence ATGGCACGTTTCTTCCGTCGTCGTAAATTCTGCCGCTTCACCGCTGAAGACGTGAAAGAGATCGATTACAAAGATCTCAACACTCTGAAAGCCTACGTATCCGAGACCGGCAAAATCGTTCCAAGCCGCATCACCGGTACCAAAGCTCGTTATCAGCGTCAGCTGGCCACCGCTATCAAGCGCGCCCGCTTCCTGGCCCTGCTGGCCTACACCGACAGCCACGGCCGCTGA
- the rplI gene encoding 50S ribosomal protein L9 encodes MQLILLEKVTNLGNLGDKVNVKAGYGRNYLLPYGKATAATPANLAAFEERRAELEKAAADRKASAESRAAQLAELEVTITATAGDEGKLFGSIGTHDIADALTASGVEVQKSEVRLPNGTIRNVGEFDVAVHLHAEVEATVRVVVVAA; translated from the coding sequence ATGCAACTGATCCTTCTGGAAAAAGTCACCAACCTGGGCAACCTGGGTGACAAAGTGAACGTTAAGGCTGGTTACGGTCGTAACTACCTGCTGCCTTACGGCAAAGCTACCGCTGCGACCCCAGCCAACCTGGCTGCGTTCGAAGAGCGTCGCGCTGAGCTGGAAAAAGCTGCAGCAGATCGCAAAGCATCGGCTGAAAGCCGCGCTGCCCAACTGGCCGAGCTGGAAGTGACCATCACTGCCACCGCTGGCGACGAAGGCAAGCTGTTCGGTTCGATCGGTACTCACGACATCGCTGACGCACTGACCGCCTCCGGCGTTGAAGTGCAGAAGAGCGAAGTTCGTCTGCCGAACGGCACCATCCGCAACGTAGGCGAATTCGACGTAGCCGTGCACCTGCACGCCGAAGTTGAAGCCACCGTACGCGTTGTCGTGGTAGCAGCTTAA
- the dnaB gene encoding replicative DNA helicase, which yields MNEISAPEQYDLQTAALKVPPHSIEAEQAVLGGLMLDNNAWERVLDQVSDGDFYRHDHRLIFRAIAKLADQNMPIDVVTLSEQLDKEGQTSQVGGLGYLGQLAKNTPSVANIKAYAQIVRARATLRQLIGIATEIADSAFNPEGRTAEEILDEAERQIFQIAEARPKTGGPVGVNDLLTKAIDRIDTLFNTDNAITGLSTGYTDLDEKTSGLQPSDLIIVAGRPSMGKTTFAMNLVENAVLRSDKCVLVYSLEMPGESLIMRMLSSLGRIDQTKVRSGQLEDDDWPRLTSAVNLLNDRKLFIDDTAGISPSEMRARTRRLVREHGDVGLIMIDYLQLMQIPGSGGDNRTNEISEISRSLKALAKEFNCPVVALSQLNRSLEQRPNKRPINSDLRESGAIEQDADVIMFVYRDEVYHPETEHKGIAEIIIGKQRNGPIGTSRLAFIGKYTRFENLAPGSYNFDDE from the coding sequence ATGAACGAAATCTCCGCTCCTGAGCAATACGATCTGCAAACCGCCGCGCTGAAGGTGCCGCCGCATTCCATCGAGGCCGAACAGGCCGTGCTCGGTGGTCTGATGCTGGACAACAACGCCTGGGAACGCGTGCTCGATCAAGTCTCCGACGGCGATTTCTATCGACATGACCACCGCCTGATTTTCCGTGCGATCGCCAAGCTGGCCGATCAGAACATGCCGATCGACGTCGTGACCCTGTCCGAGCAACTGGACAAGGAAGGTCAGACTTCACAGGTCGGCGGGCTTGGCTACCTTGGCCAACTGGCGAAAAACACGCCATCGGTCGCCAACATCAAGGCTTATGCACAGATTGTTCGCGCACGGGCTACCTTGCGGCAGTTGATCGGCATAGCCACGGAGATTGCCGACAGCGCCTTCAACCCGGAAGGTCGTACGGCTGAAGAGATTCTCGACGAAGCCGAACGGCAGATCTTCCAGATCGCCGAGGCCCGGCCAAAAACCGGTGGCCCGGTGGGCGTCAACGATCTGCTGACCAAGGCCATCGACCGCATCGACACCTTGTTCAACACCGACAACGCCATTACTGGCCTGTCCACCGGCTACACCGACCTCGACGAGAAGACCAGCGGCCTGCAACCGTCCGACCTGATCATCGTCGCCGGCCGTCCATCCATGGGTAAAACCACCTTTGCGATGAACCTGGTGGAAAACGCCGTGTTGCGCAGCGACAAGTGCGTACTGGTTTACTCGCTCGAGATGCCAGGCGAGTCGCTGATCATGCGTATGTTGTCGTCCCTGGGTCGGATCGACCAGACCAAGGTCCGTTCCGGTCAGCTGGAGGACGATGATTGGCCGCGTCTGACCTCGGCGGTCAACCTGCTCAATGACCGCAAGCTGTTCATCGACGATACCGCCGGCATCAGCCCGTCGGAAATGCGCGCCCGAACCCGACGTCTGGTCCGTGAGCATGGCGATGTCGGCCTGATCATGATCGACTACCTGCAATTGATGCAGATTCCAGGTTCCGGCGGCGACAACCGGACCAACGAGATTTCCGAGATCTCCCGTTCCTTGAAGGCACTGGCCAAGGAATTCAACTGCCCGGTAGTGGCATTGTCCCAGCTCAACCGCTCCCTGGAGCAGCGACCGAACAAACGCCCGATCAACTCCGACTTGCGGGAATCCGGAGCGATCGAGCAGGATGCTGACGTAATTATGTTCGTGTACCGGGATGAGGTGTATCACCCGGAAACCGAGCATAAAGGCATCGCTGAAATCATCATTGGTAAACAGCGTAACGGCCCGATCGGTACGTCACGTCTGGCGTTCATCGGCAAGTACACCCGCTTCGAAAACCTCGCACCGGGTAGCTACAACTTCGACGACGAGTAA